One Leuconostoc mesenteroides subsp. mesenteroides DNA segment encodes these proteins:
- a CDS encoding cation:proton antiporter, with the protein MEYLLIMFLVIVTIFLGKVGTWFGFSEVVGQLFSGIILGSSIFNIVQSSNLIHLIAEIGIFLLMLNSGLESDLKEMKRYIKASSLIAVMGVLLPLITFPIAFLLLGYNIQTSIFAGVVFSATSISITLAVLSEQKKLATAIGAIILSAAVIDDIIALFAVTLFSVLVGGGALGINSILPLLAFALGILLRKYNFSDKIGVISTKMGNSFFYPVFFGSIGLEIVIQGLGDKITAIIIFSILAIVTKFVGSLWGAKISGLDTRVSSAIGAGMISRGEMALVIIQIGISSHIIDDYTSAEFIVAVIVSTIVAPIIMKPLFKKI; encoded by the coding sequence ATGGAATATCTATTAATCATGTTCTTAGTCATAGTTACTATTTTTCTGGGAAAGGTAGGCACCTGGTTTGGTTTTTCTGAAGTTGTTGGGCAACTATTTTCAGGTATCATTTTAGGATCCAGCATATTTAATATAGTACAGTCAAGTAATTTAATCCACTTGATAGCTGAGATAGGTATTTTTTTACTGATGTTAAATTCGGGACTAGAGTCGGATTTAAAGGAAATGAAAAGATACATTAAAGCATCGTCACTCATTGCAGTTATGGGGGTACTACTACCCTTAATTACTTTCCCGATTGCATTTTTATTGCTTGGATATAATATACAGACTTCCATATTTGCCGGTGTTGTGTTCTCTGCAACTTCAATCTCTATAACGTTAGCTGTACTATCGGAACAAAAAAAATTAGCCACTGCAATAGGAGCAATCATACTTTCGGCGGCTGTAATAGATGACATAATTGCTTTGTTTGCGGTGACTTTATTTTCTGTTTTAGTAGGTGGAGGTGCACTGGGGATAAACAGTATTTTACCATTACTCGCTTTTGCGTTAGGTATACTACTCAGGAAGTATAATTTTTCTGATAAAATTGGTGTTATCAGTACGAAAATGGGTAATTCTTTCTTTTACCCTGTATTTTTCGGGTCCATCGGTCTTGAAATCGTAATCCAGGGACTGGGAGATAAGATAACAGCTATTATAATTTTTAGTATTTTAGCTATTGTCACAAAATTTGTTGGCTCGTTATGGGGAGCAAAAATTTCTGGTCTAGATACCAGAGTTTCAAGTGCAATTGGGGCAGGCATGATTTCTAGAGGTGAGATGGCCCTTGTGATTATTCAAATAGGTATATCATCACATATTATTGATGATTATACTTCAGCGGAGTTTATTGTTGCTGTCATCGTTTCAACAATAGTAGCTCCGATAATCATGAAACCACTGTTCAAAAAGATTTGA
- a CDS encoding IS3 family transposase → MSGIWQTDITYIQLTNHRWAYLATVLDPEKRKVLGYKIGNTRTAELATSALQMALDNHQKPLIVHSDMGSQYTSAEFNTKGQNYGLKHSYSLKGHPYDNDCMEAFHSILKREEVYLKAYQTLTEVQAAIGWYINFYNRSRISNVA, encoded by the coding sequence TTGAGCGGTATTTGGCAAACAGATATCACTTATATTCAGTTGACTAATCACAGATGGGCCTATTTAGCAACCGTTTTGGATCCTGAGAAGAGAAAAGTATTAGGCTATAAAATTGGCAATACAAGGACAGCCGAACTAGCTACAAGTGCCTTACAGATGGCGTTAGATAATCATCAAAAGCCACTAATAGTTCATTCGGATATGGGGTCACAATACACGAGTGCTGAATTTAATACCAAGGGTCAAAATTATGGCTTGAAACATTCATATTCACTCAAAGGACATCCATACGATAATGACTGTATGGAAGCGTTTCATTCAATATTGAAGCGTGAAGAAGTTTATTTGAAGGCATACCAAACATTAACTGAGGTCCAAGCAGCCATTGGTTGGTATATCAATTTTTATAATCGCAGTCGTATCTCAAATGTCGCCTAA
- a CDS encoding recombinase family protein, translating into MTVYGYARVSTAGQSLYEQKETLKNAGAEMIFSEKYSGTTTSRPQFKKLVNLIEPNDTLIVTKLDRFARNTREALNLIDDLLKQKIVIKVLNLGTIDNTPMGRMIVRTLLSVAEMERDMIIERTQAGKIFARQHNPNYKEGRPKRKKDSRNTAIFEYSQTHTIKSTAEAFNISVRTVQYIKKLFIQD; encoded by the coding sequence ATGACAGTTTATGGTTATGCACGGGTTTCAACAGCTGGACAATCTTTATATGAACAAAAAGAGACTTTGAAAAATGCCGGGGCTGAAATGATTTTCAGTGAAAAATATTCAGGTACAACTACATCACGACCACAGTTTAAAAAACTTGTCAATCTAATTGAACCTAATGACACATTGATCGTCACCAAGTTAGATCGCTTTGCTCGAAATACACGTGAAGCATTAAATTTAATTGATGATCTTCTGAAACAAAAAATTGTGATTAAAGTTCTAAACTTAGGAACAATTGACAATACCCCAATGGGTCGCATGATTGTAAGAACATTACTTTCGGTTGCGGAAATGGAACGCGACATGATTATCGAACGTACGCAGGCTGGTAAGATATTTGCAAGGCAACACAATCCCAACTATAAAGAAGGTAGACCCAAAAGAAAAAAAGATAGCCGAAACACAGCTATCTTTGAGTATTCTCAAACGCACACAATAAAATCTACAGCAGAAGCTTTCAATATTTCTGTTAGAACAGTACAATACATTAAAAAATTGTTTATTCAAGATTAG
- a CDS encoding CrcB family protein gives MKYLKDSTLLTSCLVVFFGGSLGSLFRLLITEIPHIGSSPWVIVVINVLGSFFLAYIGAVIPDSYDYSLILKNFIGTGIMGGFTTFSTFILQINQLGRENFLISIIYTLISFILAYIAVVFGKNVGKNRRLNQ, from the coding sequence ATGAAATATTTAAAAGATAGTACCCTGCTGACTAGTTGTCTTGTAGTATTTTTTGGTGGGTCATTAGGTAGCTTGTTCAGGCTACTAATTACCGAAATTCCACATATTGGGAGTAGTCCTTGGGTTATAGTAGTCATCAATGTTTTAGGATCATTCTTCCTTGCTTATATCGGAGCAGTCATTCCTGACAGCTATGACTATTCTTTAATTTTAAAAAATTTTATAGGGACGGGTATCATGGGTGGCTTTACAACATTCAGCACATTTATACTTCAAATTAATCAATTAGGTAGAGAAAATTTTTTAATTAGTATTATTTATACATTAATTAGTTTTATACTGGCTTACATTGCAGTTGTTTTTGGGAAAAATGTAGGAAAAAATCGGAGATTAAATCAGTGA
- a CDS encoding transposase: protein MDYFYSVRYSQDVKDFLVKLHQEGRSLKSLAEGFGPSNDSMDIWVKQATPILIKGQSKTLKYVKELEKRLTILEEENEILSRIA, encoded by the coding sequence ATGGACTATTTTTATTCAGTCCGTTATTCACAAGATGTCAAAGATTTCTTGGTTAAACTTCACCAAGAAGGCCGTTCACTTAAATCACTAGCAGAAGGATTCGGACCGTCGAACGATTCTATGGATATTTGGGTTAAACAAGCTACTCCAATCTTGATCAAGGGTCAGTCAAAGACTTTAAAATACGTCAAGGAACTAGAGAAGCGCCTCACTATTTTGGAGGAAGAAAACGAAATTTTATCACGCATAGCCTGA
- a CDS encoding putative holin-like toxin has translation MNSHSRKGVAQVSVSDALQLMLMFGTFIVTLLALVVELIKNQQKK, from the coding sequence ATAAACTCACATTCTAGGAAAGGAGTAGCCCAAGTGTCCGTATCGGACGCTTTACAGCTTATGCTAATGTTTGGTACTTTCATAGTTACCTTACTAGCATTAGTTGTTGAGTTGATTAAAAACCAACAAAAAAAATAA
- a CDS encoding DDE-type integrase/transposase/recombinase, with the protein MSGHLTSQKIVRNVVLPLVNQFLAQGYALVRILSALKIKPSTYYNWRHWQPSRQEKRRESLKPYILDVWKTFKFYGYRRIAAYSQQTDGPKVSGYMTLKLMRELGIKSRMQKRYRKPKTVVTVDQKPNLIRHLHDLSGVWQTDITYIQLTNHRWVYLATVLDPEKRKVLGYKIGDTMTAELATSALQMALDKHRKPLIIHSDMGSHTRVLNLILNVKIMA; encoded by the coding sequence TTGAGCGGCCATCTTACTAGCCAAAAAATAGTCCGTAATGTGGTATTGCCGCTCGTTAACCAATTTTTAGCACAAGGCTACGCGCTTGTGCGTATTTTAAGTGCACTTAAAATCAAACCTAGTACCTATTACAACTGGCGCCATTGGCAGCCCAGTCGACAAGAAAAGCGTAGAGAATCTCTAAAACCTTATATTTTAGACGTTTGGAAAACCTTTAAATTTTATGGTTATCGCCGTATTGCTGCTTATAGTCAACAAACCGACGGTCCGAAAGTATCTGGGTATATGACACTCAAATTGATGCGTGAATTAGGGATTAAATCCCGCATGCAAAAACGTTATCGCAAGCCAAAAACTGTGGTGACTGTTGATCAAAAGCCCAATTTGATTAGACACTTGCATGATTTGAGCGGTGTTTGGCAAACAGATATCACTTATATTCAGTTGACTAATCACAGATGGGTCTATTTAGCGACCGTTTTGGATCCTGAGAAGAGAAAAGTATTGGGCTATAAAATTGGCGATACAATGACAGCCGAGCTAGCCACAAGTGCCTTACAGATGGCTTTAGATAAGCATCGAAAGCCATTAATTATTCATTCAGATATGGGGTCACATACACGAGTGCTGAATTTAATATTAAATGTCAAAATTATGGCTTGA
- a CDS encoding transposase, translating to MNYSFRYGVTYTSAEFNIKCQNYGLKHSYSLKGHPYDNGRMEAFHSILKREEVYLKAYETLTQVQAAIGWYINFYNRNRISNVA from the coding sequence ATTAATTATTCATTCAGATATGGGGTCACATACACGAGTGCTGAATTTAATATTAAATGTCAAAATTATGGCTTGAAACATTCATATTCACTCAAAGGACATCCATACGATAATGGCCGTATGGAAGCATTTCATTCAATATTGAAACGTGAAGAGGTGTATTTGAAGGCATACGAAACATTAACGCAAGTCCAAGCAGCCATTGGTTGGTATATCAATTTTTATAATCGCAATCGTATCTCAAATGTTGCCTAA
- a CDS encoding ClC family H(+)/Cl(-) exchange transporter, with protein MFKKRIRLNTSKLSVVLYGTLIGFLTGIVVSVFRWTIEKLLQFVQTLYLDISHGNIALIFLVITANLICFLIVSWMLNKEPNISGSGIPQVEGLLLGELKINWWSTLWRKFISGILAIGSGLMLGREGPSIQLGASIGQGVASYKRLSHNQSKGLIASGAAAGLSSAFNAPLAGVMFVLEEVYHSISPFVWVGALTGASVSDFVSTVLFGQTPVLSIGHLSVFPVQLYGLLLVFGIILGLFGFLYQKFLLFSLNCYSKIRVPKYLYGIVPFILVIPIGILWPNLLGGGNNLILSLKEAPMTMKMIIVILLIRFVFSMISYGSGLPGGIFLPILTLGALSGALMAHIFVYLHLMSANYALNFIVIGMAGYFACIGKAPFTAIILIFEMVGSVTHILPLALVSLVAYLVVDLLNGAPIYESLLERLLKRKPAHLATSSMITMEVTVLAGGMLEDQQIRDLQLESNSLITLVRRSENVLIPKGDLVLRAGDIIYIRMNQKDAKITRNQLSLNN; from the coding sequence ATGTTTAAAAAAAGAATTAGACTCAATACATCAAAGCTGTCAGTAGTATTATATGGCACACTTATAGGTTTTTTAACAGGAATAGTTGTTAGTGTCTTCCGCTGGACAATTGAAAAATTGCTTCAATTTGTGCAAACGCTGTATCTCGATATTTCACATGGCAATATAGCGTTAATATTTTTAGTGATAACTGCTAATTTAATTTGTTTTTTAATTGTTTCATGGATGTTAAACAAAGAACCTAATATATCCGGTTCCGGCATTCCACAGGTTGAAGGTCTATTATTGGGTGAACTAAAAATAAACTGGTGGTCGACATTGTGGCGGAAATTTATATCAGGAATTTTGGCTATTGGTAGTGGTTTAATGCTGGGGCGGGAAGGTCCTTCAATTCAACTGGGTGCATCAATTGGTCAGGGTGTGGCATCATATAAACGTCTTAGTCATAATCAATCGAAAGGGCTTATAGCCAGTGGTGCCGCTGCAGGTTTATCATCTGCATTTAATGCACCTTTAGCCGGCGTTATGTTTGTATTGGAGGAAGTCTATCACAGTATTTCTCCCTTTGTCTGGGTTGGTGCATTGACAGGCGCAAGCGTTTCGGATTTTGTCTCTACGGTTTTGTTTGGCCAAACACCAGTTTTATCTATTGGACACTTAAGCGTTTTCCCGGTACAGTTATATGGTTTATTGTTGGTATTTGGTATTATATTAGGCTTATTTGGCTTTTTATATCAAAAATTTTTACTATTCAGCTTAAATTGTTACAGTAAAATTAGGGTTCCTAAATATTTATACGGTATCGTGCCGTTTATCTTGGTGATACCGATTGGAATTTTATGGCCAAATCTTTTAGGTGGGGGAAATAATTTAATTTTATCACTGAAAGAAGCACCTATGACAATGAAAATGATCATCGTAATTTTGTTAATTCGATTTGTTTTCTCAATGATTAGTTACGGTTCCGGTCTGCCAGGGGGAATATTTTTACCTATTTTGACTCTAGGTGCACTAAGTGGCGCATTGATGGCTCATATATTTGTCTATTTACATCTCATGAGTGCAAATTATGCTTTAAACTTTATTGTGATCGGTATGGCAGGTTATTTCGCATGTATTGGTAAGGCACCATTTACTGCAATTATTCTTATCTTTGAGATGGTTGGGAGTGTGACCCACATTTTACCTTTAGCACTTGTAAGTTTAGTAGCCTACTTAGTAGTTGATCTATTAAATGGTGCACCAATATATGAATCTTTATTAGAACGTTTGTTGAAAAGAAAACCAGCGCATTTAGCGACGTCCTCCATGATAACTATGGAAGTCACTGTTCTTGCTGGTGGTATGCTAGAAGATCAACAAATAAGAGACTTACAACTGGAATCAAATAGTTTGATTACACTGGTCAGAAGATCTGAAAATGTACTGATTCCCAAAGGAGACTTAGTATTACGTGCTGGTGATATTATTTATATTAGAATGAACCAAAAAGATGCAAAAATTACTAGAAATCAACTATCACTTAACAACTAA
- a CDS encoding transposase, with product MSIRYSQDFKDSLVKLHQEGRSLKSLAEEFGPSKDSIAIWLKQATPIMIKGQSKTLKDVKQLEKRLAILEEENEILSHIA from the coding sequence ATGTCAATTCGTTATTCACAAGATTTCAAAGACTCATTGGTTAAACTTCACCAAGAAGGCCGTTCACTTAAATCATTAGCAGAAGAATTTGGTCCGTCGAAAGATTCTATTGCTATTTGGCTTAAACAAGCTACCCCAATCATGATCAAGGGTCAGTCAAAGACTTTAAAAGACGTCAAGCAACTAGAGAAGCGCCTCGCTATTTTGGAGGAAGAAAACGAAATTTTATCACACATAGCCTGA
- a CDS encoding CrcB family protein, which yields MNFFNFYLYFCLAAGLGAVIRYLVISFMPRITNFFTGVFYVNIIGAFLMGVLSVNMNSNVWHIIIGTGFIGGLTTFSTMMTQGEQFNSFKRSMVYFALTLVLGIFLFIVAIHIHV from the coding sequence GTGAATTTTTTTAACTTTTATTTGTATTTCTGTTTAGCTGCTGGGCTAGGTGCTGTTATTCGATATCTAGTTATAAGTTTTATGCCAAGGATTACAAATTTTTTCACAGGTGTTTTTTATGTTAATATTATTGGTGCTTTTTTGATGGGTGTATTATCAGTTAATATGAACAGCAACGTCTGGCATATTATTATTGGAACGGGTTTTATTGGCGGCTTGACGACATTCAGCACCATGATGACACAGGGAGAGCAGTTTAATAGTTTTAAACGGAGTATGGTATATTTTGCATTGACATTAGTCTTAGGAATTTTTTTATTTATTGTAGCTATACACATACACGTTTAA
- a CDS encoding helix-turn-helix domain-containing protein, which translates to MTFSKSLKELRLLHELSQTQLARKLNVSPKTISNWENERNLPDIELIIKISKVLDVTLDELITGNIQLENKLIKDSHKVFRDNVMSIVVSLYSMLTGMLAMVWFLNIQPPLRTIVFSTWLFVGFIFGYMIEPTDNKNPFDSISPIIRYSFIALFIVLGLSIIIGSSWLIVNYPQKIIYFVTMIVGVVIIIMTKPIWPTKNRNAE; encoded by the coding sequence ATGACCTTTTCAAAGAGTTTAAAAGAATTACGTTTGCTACATGAGTTATCACAGACACAATTAGCTAGAAAATTAAATGTTTCCCCTAAAACTATTTCAAACTGGGAAAATGAAAGAAATTTACCGGATATTGAATTGATTATTAAAATATCTAAAGTCTTAGACGTAACACTGGATGAACTAATTACTGGTAATATTCAGTTAGAGAATAAACTAATCAAAGATAGTCATAAAGTTTTTCGTGATAATGTAATGTCTATCGTGGTGAGTTTATATTCGATGTTAACCGGTATGTTAGCAATGGTGTGGTTTTTAAATATTCAACCCCCACTTCGTACCATTGTTTTTTCAACTTGGTTATTTGTTGGCTTCATTTTTGGATATATGATAGAGCCTACTGATAATAAAAATCCTTTTGATTCTATATCGCCAATAATTCGATATAGCTTCATAGCACTGTTCATTGTTTTAGGCTTATCAATAATAATTGGCTCTTCTTGGTTGATCGTAAACTATCCACAAAAAATTATTTACTTCGTTACTATGATAGTTGGAGTTGTCATAATAATTATGACTAAACCCATTTGGCCCACAAAAAATAGAAATGCTGAATAA